In Vibrio lentus, a single genomic region encodes these proteins:
- the cysQ gene encoding 3'(2'),5'-bisphosphate nucleotidase CysQ, which yields MPITKDLSHLLPPVIEIARSAGQLILEIYEKKDYEEFTKSDDTPVTSADLAAHKLILKKLSELTPDIPVLSEEDADISLEQRSQWDRYWLVDPLDGTQEFIARSGDFATIIALIEHNKPVMGVVYAPVSGVSYYAYSGKGAWKIPDLNDSVKIKTHRHELPNQSIAMAISRRQDINRITSRMSSAWNYDLVPLGSAALKACLVAEGAVDCYLRIGPTGEWDTAATQCIVEEAGGRILSTQLEPLSYNERDTLENPNFIVLGDADLPWADILQGKD from the coding sequence ATGCCAATAACAAAAGATTTGTCTCACCTCCTCCCTCCAGTCATTGAGATCGCTCGATCGGCTGGACAGCTCATCTTAGAGATCTATGAGAAAAAGGATTACGAAGAGTTCACCAAGAGTGATGACACTCCCGTAACCAGTGCTGACCTTGCAGCACATAAGCTGATATTAAAAAAACTCAGTGAATTGACGCCTGATATTCCCGTATTATCTGAAGAAGACGCTGACATCAGCCTAGAGCAACGCTCTCAATGGGATCGTTACTGGTTGGTTGACCCGCTGGATGGTACGCAGGAGTTCATTGCAAGAAGTGGTGATTTCGCGACAATTATTGCCTTAATTGAGCATAACAAGCCGGTAATGGGCGTCGTGTACGCACCCGTTTCAGGCGTGAGCTATTATGCTTACAGTGGCAAAGGCGCTTGGAAGATCCCAGATCTTAATGACAGCGTGAAAATCAAAACGCATCGTCACGAGCTGCCAAACCAGTCAATCGCAATGGCGATCAGCCGTCGCCAAGACATCAACCGCATCACTAGTCGTATGAGCTCTGCTTGGAACTACGACTTGGTTCCTCTTGGCTCAGCAGCGCTTAAGGCATGTTTAGTCGCAGAAGGCGCTGTGGATTGTTATCTACGTATTGGACCAACCGGAGAGTGGGATACCGCCGCAACCCAGTGCATTGTTGAAGAAGCTGGCGGTCGAATTCTGAGCACTCAATTAGAGCCGCTCTCTTACAATGAAAGGGATACTCTAGAGAATCCAAACTTCATTGTTCTTGGTGATGCCGACTTGCCGTGGGCAGATATCTTACAAGGTAAAGACTAA
- the nudE gene encoding ADP compounds hydrolase NudE: MTKRTKPEILAQQTVAQSKLFSIESLDLRFSNGVERTYERMKPSGRNAVMMVPITEQGDILLVREYAAGTERYELGFPKGLIDPGEQPNEAAVRELKEEIGFGANKLTPLKEVILAPSYFSSKMTLFIAEELYPEKLEGDEPEPLDIVRWPLAQAEELLTHLDFCEARSITALLLALRVLNNN, translated from the coding sequence ATGACAAAAAGGACCAAGCCAGAAATTTTGGCTCAACAAACTGTCGCTCAATCAAAACTATTCTCTATCGAGTCTCTCGATTTACGCTTTTCCAACGGTGTAGAGCGTACCTACGAACGCATGAAGCCTAGCGGCCGCAACGCAGTAATGATGGTTCCGATTACTGAGCAGGGCGATATTCTGTTGGTGCGTGAATACGCAGCGGGTACTGAACGCTATGAGCTCGGCTTCCCAAAAGGACTGATTGATCCCGGCGAACAGCCAAATGAAGCCGCGGTTCGTGAACTAAAAGAAGAGATTGGCTTTGGCGCTAATAAACTCACGCCTTTAAAAGAAGTGATTCTCGCCCCCTCTTATTTCTCTAGCAAAATGACGCTGTTTATCGCAGAAGAACTCTATCCAGAGAAGCTAGAAGGTGATGAGCCAGAGCCACTAGACATTGTCCGCTGGCCACTTGCTCAAGCCGAAGAACTGTTAACGCATCTCGACTTCTGTGAGGCTCGCAGTATTACAGCTCTACTATTAGCCCTTCGTGTATTAAACAATAATTAG
- the nfuA gene encoding Fe-S biogenesis protein NfuA produces the protein MSNITITETAQTHFANLLSQQPEGTNIRVFVVNPGTQNAECGVSYCPTDAIEASDTKLSFEAFSAYVDELSLPFLDEAEIDFVTDKMGSQLTLKAPNAKMRKVSDDATLIERVEYAIQTQVNPQLAGHGGHVSLVEITEEGAAIVAFGGGCNGCSMVDVTLKEGIEKELLQQFEGELTAVRDATEHDRGEHSYY, from the coding sequence GTGTCAAATATTACTATTACAGAAACCGCTCAAACTCATTTTGCCAATCTGCTGTCACAGCAGCCTGAAGGTACAAACATTCGTGTGTTCGTGGTAAACCCAGGTACGCAAAACGCTGAGTGTGGTGTTTCTTACTGCCCAACAGATGCTATCGAAGCGTCTGACACAAAGCTTTCTTTTGAAGCTTTCTCTGCGTACGTAGATGAGCTAAGCCTACCATTCCTGGATGAAGCTGAAATTGACTTCGTTACAGACAAAATGGGCTCTCAACTTACACTTAAAGCACCAAACGCGAAGATGCGTAAAGTATCAGACGATGCAACGTTGATAGAACGTGTTGAGTATGCAATCCAAACACAAGTGAACCCACAGCTTGCTGGCCACGGCGGTCACGTTAGCCTAGTAGAGATCACTGAAGAAGGTGCAGCTATCGTTGCATTCGGCGGCGGTTGTAACGGTTGTTCTATGGTTGATGTAACGCTTAAAGAAGGCATCGAGAAAGAACTTCTTCAACAATTCGAAGGTGAATTGACTGCCGTTCGTGATGCAACTGAGCACGATCGCGGTGAGCATTCTTACTACTAA
- a CDS encoding ComF family protein, whose amino-acid sequence MLSDWLQKHTPRLVTPQCHLCKLDKSPNDAHPRWCNDCLNLFEPVPRCQRCGLKTLTTVEQCGQCLSKPPPWHRLYCVGDYTFPTARYIQQMKYSDKFWFARDLSKLLASRIDHPAPLIASVPLHWTRYIQRSFNQSQLLANYTAQELGVKSDVLFRRNRATLSQQGLTKSIRLRNLNGAFTLLHRDFEATDYPHIAIIDDVVTTGSTVYQLCQLLLEVGVKRIDIYCICRTPEPSG is encoded by the coding sequence ATGTTATCTGATTGGCTACAAAAACACACACCACGGCTGGTCACACCTCAATGTCACCTGTGTAAATTGGATAAATCCCCCAATGATGCTCATCCGCGATGGTGTAATGATTGTCTTAATCTCTTCGAGCCAGTGCCGCGCTGTCAGCGGTGTGGCTTAAAAACTCTCACTACCGTCGAACAATGTGGTCAGTGTTTATCTAAACCTCCACCGTGGCATCGTCTTTATTGTGTGGGCGATTACACCTTCCCAACCGCGCGCTATATTCAGCAGATGAAGTATTCCGATAAGTTTTGGTTTGCTCGCGATCTGTCGAAGTTGTTAGCCTCACGCATTGACCATCCAGCCCCGCTGATTGCCAGCGTCCCTTTACATTGGACTCGATACATTCAACGCAGCTTTAACCAAAGCCAGTTATTGGCGAACTATACCGCTCAAGAATTAGGAGTGAAAAGTGATGTATTGTTTCGGCGAAATCGCGCCACGCTTTCTCAACAAGGGTTAACCAAATCTATAAGGTTGCGTAACCTGAACGGAGCTTTCACGCTTCTTCACCGCGACTTTGAAGCGACTGATTATCCTCATATTGCAATAATTGATGATGTTGTAACCACAGGCAGTACAGTGTATCAATTATGCCAATTACTACTTGAAGTGGGCGTGAAAAGGATTGATATTTACTGTATCTGCCGCACTCCTGAGCCCTCTGGATAA
- the bioH gene encoding pimeloyl-ACP methyl ester esterase BioH — protein MSDTLYWHVSGQGPDLVLVHGWGMNGAVWQQTVNALEADFRVHVVDLPGYGHSAHCHAQDLEDIAQQLIADAPKQAIWVGWSLGGLVATHMALHHSDYVSKLVTVASSPKFAAEKEPVLWRGIQPNVLTAFTEQLVEDFQTTIERFMALQAMGSPSARQDVKQLKQAVLSRPLPNPDSLLAGLKMLSDVDLREQLPQISVPILRLYGRLDGLVPIKVAKDLGAALPHTEQYIFTQSSHAPFMTEADAFYSELISFAQK, from the coding sequence ATGAGTGACACGTTATATTGGCATGTTTCAGGGCAAGGACCTGATTTGGTACTGGTTCACGGCTGGGGAATGAACGGTGCGGTATGGCAACAAACCGTGAATGCACTAGAAGCTGATTTTCGAGTACATGTGGTGGATTTGCCGGGGTATGGGCATAGCGCGCATTGTCACGCTCAAGATCTTGAAGATATTGCCCAACAACTTATCGCTGACGCACCTAAGCAGGCGATTTGGGTGGGTTGGTCGCTGGGGGGCTTGGTCGCGACACACATGGCTCTGCATCATTCCGATTACGTGAGCAAACTGGTGACTGTCGCCAGCTCCCCTAAATTCGCGGCCGAAAAAGAACCCGTATTATGGCGAGGTATTCAGCCAAACGTGTTAACCGCATTCACCGAGCAACTGGTTGAAGATTTTCAGACCACCATCGAACGCTTTATGGCGCTGCAAGCCATGGGCAGTCCTTCTGCAAGGCAAGATGTTAAACAACTCAAGCAAGCAGTGCTGTCTCGTCCGTTGCCGAACCCTGATTCTTTATTGGCTGGCTTAAAGATGCTGTCTGATGTCGACCTACGTGAACAATTACCGCAGATTTCAGTACCGATACTGCGTTTGTATGGTCGACTGGATGGTTTAGTGCCAATAAAAGTTGCCAAAGATTTGGGTGCTGCACTGCCTCATACCGAGCAATACATCTTTACTCAGTCCTCGCATGCGCCATTTATGACCGAAGCGGATGCCTTCTACAGTGAGTTGATTAGCTTCGCACAAAAATAA
- a CDS encoding Tex family protein encodes MSQAICRLIAEELNVRSEQVTAAVNLIDDGNTVPFIARYRKEVTGGLDDTQLRNLDSRLSYLRELDDRRQTILKSIQDQGKLTPELERDITQADSKTRLEDLYLPYKPKRRTKGQIAIEAGLEPLADTLWNEPQHDPETEAANFISSDKGIADTKAALDGARAIVMERIAEDANLLEKIRQHLTRNSELVSRVVTGKEQAGEKFKDYFEHNETLNKVPSHRALAMLRGRNEGFLTLAMNADPEQEEGVRGSYCENIISDHYGITLSSAPADAWRKQVISWAWRIKVSMHMETELMGAMKERGEIEAIEVFATNLKDLLMAAPAGPRATLGLDPGLRTGSKIAVVDSTGKVLATETIYPHPPQKQYDKSAHVVEQMVRQFNVDLIAIGNGTASRETDSFVADVIKRGNLTAQKIIVSEAGASVYSASELAAKEFPNMDVSIRGAVSIARRLQDPLAELVKIDPKSIGVGQYQHDVSQTMLAKRLDAIVEDCVNAVGVDVNTASAALLTRVAGLSSTIAQNIVDFRDENGRFEARTTLKKVARLGPKAFEQCAGFLRIMDGKNPLDASSVHPEAYPLVKTIAEKNQKDIKSLVGNTDFLRGLHAVDYTNENFGVPTVTDIIKELDKPGRDPRPEFKTATFADGVNSMSDLEPGMILEGVVSNVANFGAFVDIGVHQDGLVHISALTDRFVADPREVVKAGDIVKVKVMEVDVQRKRIALSMRMKDEPGQDNRAQRSSAPRTQNRPNQNSQGGQRRREEPQQNAAMGGAFAAAFAKAKK; translated from the coding sequence ATGAGCCAAGCTATCTGTCGACTGATTGCTGAAGAACTGAATGTTCGTTCAGAGCAAGTCACCGCCGCAGTAAACCTAATTGACGACGGTAATACCGTTCCCTTTATTGCCCGCTACCGTAAAGAAGTCACGGGTGGCTTAGACGATACCCAACTACGTAATCTTGATAGTCGCCTTTCATACCTTCGCGAACTAGACGATCGTCGCCAAACGATCCTGAAATCGATTCAAGACCAAGGCAAGCTAACGCCAGAACTGGAGCGTGATATCACTCAAGCCGACAGCAAGACGCGCCTTGAAGATTTATACCTGCCATACAAACCAAAGCGTCGTACCAAAGGTCAAATCGCAATCGAAGCAGGCTTAGAGCCACTTGCCGATACACTATGGAATGAACCACAGCACGATCCTGAAACCGAAGCCGCTAACTTCATCAGCAGCGATAAAGGCATTGCTGATACTAAAGCCGCACTCGATGGGGCACGTGCAATCGTGATGGAGCGTATTGCAGAAGACGCAAACCTACTTGAAAAGATTCGCCAACATCTAACGCGTAACTCAGAACTCGTTTCACGTGTCGTGACAGGAAAAGAGCAAGCAGGCGAGAAATTCAAAGACTATTTCGAACACAACGAAACACTCAACAAAGTGCCTTCTCACCGTGCCCTTGCCATGTTGCGCGGCCGTAATGAAGGCTTCTTAACGTTGGCAATGAATGCAGACCCTGAACAAGAAGAAGGTGTACGCGGTTCATACTGCGAAAACATCATCTCTGATCACTACGGTATTACCCTAAGCAGCGCACCTGCAGATGCATGGCGTAAGCAAGTGATTAGCTGGGCGTGGCGTATCAAGGTTTCTATGCACATGGAAACTGAGCTGATGGGCGCGATGAAAGAACGCGGTGAAATCGAAGCGATTGAAGTGTTCGCAACCAACCTTAAAGACCTGCTGATGGCGGCACCCGCTGGTCCTCGTGCAACTTTGGGCTTGGACCCAGGTTTACGTACTGGTTCGAAAATCGCCGTGGTGGATTCAACCGGTAAGGTTCTGGCAACAGAGACCATTTACCCTCACCCACCTCAAAAGCAATACGACAAATCGGCACACGTTGTTGAGCAGATGGTTCGCCAGTTCAATGTTGATTTGATTGCGATTGGTAATGGTACGGCTTCACGCGAAACCGACAGCTTTGTTGCTGATGTGATTAAGCGTGGCAACCTAACAGCACAGAAAATCATTGTTAGCGAAGCGGGCGCATCGGTTTATTCTGCTTCTGAGCTAGCGGCAAAAGAATTCCCGAATATGGATGTCTCGATTCGTGGTGCGGTGTCTATTGCGCGTCGTCTACAAGATCCACTGGCAGAACTAGTGAAGATAGACCCTAAATCGATCGGTGTGGGCCAATACCAACACGACGTTAGCCAAACTATGCTCGCTAAGCGCCTAGATGCGATTGTCGAAGACTGTGTAAACGCCGTAGGTGTTGATGTGAACACCGCGTCTGCCGCGCTACTTACTCGCGTAGCAGGCCTTTCTAGCACCATCGCTCAGAACATCGTGGATTTCCGTGATGAAAACGGTCGCTTTGAAGCCCGTACTACCTTGAAGAAAGTCGCTCGTTTAGGGCCAAAAGCCTTTGAACAGTGTGCTGGCTTCCTGCGTATCATGGATGGTAAGAACCCGCTAGACGCATCATCGGTTCACCCAGAAGCTTACCCATTGGTAAAAACCATCGCAGAGAAAAACCAGAAAGACATCAAGTCTCTGGTAGGCAATACAGACTTCTTACGTGGTTTACATGCGGTTGATTACACCAATGAGAACTTCGGTGTACCGACGGTAACCGACATCATCAAAGAGCTGGATAAGCCGGGTCGAGATCCTCGTCCTGAGTTCAAGACTGCGACGTTCGCCGATGGCGTAAATAGCATGTCTGACTTAGAACCTGGCATGATCTTAGAAGGTGTGGTTTCAAACGTGGCTAACTTTGGTGCGTTCGTAGATATTGGTGTTCACCAAGACGGCTTGGTACACATTTCAGCACTGACCGATCGCTTTGTCGCTGACCCACGTGAAGTGGTGAAAGCCGGTGATATCGTGAAAGTGAAAGTGATGGAAGTGGATGTTCAGCGTAAACGTATTGCACTAAGCATGCGCATGAAAGATGAACCTGGACAAGATAATCGAGCGCAACGTTCAAGTGCACCTCGTACGCAAAACCGACCAAATCAAAACTCACAAGGTGGACAACGCCGTCGTGAGGAGCCGCAACAAAACGCTGCGATGGGGGGTGCTTTCGCTGCTGCCTTTGCTAAAGCGAAGAAATAA